GGTACTCGTAACCCTCACAATGCTGTAAGAGCAACAATCGACGGCTTAAAGCAGTTGAAACAACAGCTTTAATCGGAACGGTGGCAAAAATGGCTAAAACATTTGTACTTACATTAAAAAGATCAACTAACAAATGCACCCAAGACCAAAAGGATGCAGTTAGATGCCTAGGGCTAAGAAAGATTCGTAGCACTGCTGAAGTGAAAGATTCTCCAGCAGCCCGTGGCAATATTATGAAAGTTCAACATCTTATTGATGTTGAAGTTAAGGGGTAATCCATGAGCTTGCTTAAAACTCTAGCTCCAAAAGCGGGATCTAAGCACAGCCCAAAAAGAATCGGTCGTGGTATCGGTTCTGGTATGGGTGGCACTTCTACCAAAGGTCACAAGGGTCAATTGGCTCGTACCGGTGGTACTGTGCGTAGAGGCTTCGAGGGTGGTCAAACACCTATGCACCGTCGTCTTCCTAAGTTTGGTTTTAGCAACGTCGCGTTTGCTAACAAATTTGAGATTGTTAATCTTGAACAACTTGCTAAATTTTCTGGAGAAGTAACTCCTGAAACTCTACACGCTGCTGGACTTGTATCCAAAGGCGCTGTTAAGATTTTGGGAAAAGGTGAGCTAAAAGCAGCTTTGACTGTAAAAGCTCATAAATTTTCAGAAAGCGCTAAGAAAGCTATTGAAGCTGCTGGCGGCAAAGTCGAGGTAATCAAGTAGTGTCTGCAATTGAGAGTATCGCAAAGAATTCCGATCTTCGTAAACGTATTCTAATCACTCTAGCCTTGTTAGCAGTGTACAGAATTGGGGTGCATGTTCCGACTCCTGGGGTTGACGGTTCTGCGGTCCTCTCATTTTTCCAAGCACAAAGCCAAGGCATCTTCGGTCTATTTAATACATTTACCGGTGGTGCTTTGTCTCAGTTCTCTATCTTTGCATTGGGAATCATGCCCTACATCTCTGCATCGATCATTTTCCAACTTCTAACTTCAGCGATTCCTTACTTGGAATCTTTGAAAAAAGAAGGTGAACAAGGTCGTCGCAAAATCAACCAATACACTCGTTATGCGACTGTGGCTTTGGCAGTTATCCAAGGGTACGGTATCAGCACATGGTTGATGAATTCGACAAGCCCAGATGGCCGTGCTCTTGTTACGGCTCCGACTGTGGCATTCCTCCCATTCCAAATCATGACGATCATCACTTTGACTGCAGGTACTTGCTTTATCATGTGGTTGGGTGAACAAATCACTGAAAGAGGCATCGGTAACGGTTCTTCTTTGATCATCTTCACTGGTATCGCAGCGGCGATTCCTGGTGGCGCACAACAACTTTTCGAACTAGTGCGCACGGGTGAGATGAAATTTGCGTTGGTTCTTCTTCTAGTTGCATTCATGGTTGCGATCATCGCGGCTGTTATCTACATGGAAGTGGCACAACGTCGTATCACTGTTCAGTATTCACAAAGACAAGGCGGCGGCGGAATGCAATCTATGCAAACTCCTTCTAGCCACTTGCCAATCAAGATCAATTTTTCTGGCGTTATCCCGCCAATCTTTGCGAGCTCTTTGCTTATGTTCCCAGCGACCATGGCTCAGTTCGTAAACGTTCCTTGGTTGAAAGCCCTTCAGGACTCTTTGAATCCTTCAGGCACAATCTTCAACATCTTGTTTGTTGCTTTGATTGTATTCTTCTCTTTCTTCTATACAGAAATCGTTTTCAACCCGAACGATGTTGCTGAAAACCTTAAAAAGTACGGTGGTTTCATTCCTGGCGTTCGTGCTGGTAAAACAACTGCTGATTACATCCAAAAGGTTCTTGAGCGCGTAAACGTACTTGGTTGTATCTATCTTTCTACGATCTGTATCCTTCCAGGTATTCTTTCTAGCCAATTCAACCTTCCGTTCTTCTTCGGTGGAACAAGCTTGTTGATCTTGGTTGGGGTTGCTTTAGACACAGCACAGCAAATTCAATCTCATATGATCACCCAAAAATATGAGGGCTTCCTAAAAGGAGCTAAGATCCGTAGCAGAAGGGTTCAGTTCTAATGAATTTGATCCTCTTTGGTGCCCCAGGGGCCGGTAAAGGTACTCAGTCTGAATTGCTTATTAAACGCCAGAACATGACACAAATCAGCACTGGTGATTTATTTAGAGCGGCGATTAAAGGTCAGACTGCCCTAGGAAAAGAAGCCCAAGGATATATGGATAAAGGACAACTTGTGCCGGATAGCGTTGTTATCCGCATGGTAGAAGAGGTTCTTGCTAAGGGTGTTAAAGATATTATTTTAGATGGTTTCCCTAGAACAGTAGCGCAAGCTGAGGCTTTAGAGGAATTGCTTAAAAAAATGAACCTATCAATTGGAAAAGCTATCTTTTTAGAAGTTCCAATGCAGGTTTTGATGGATCGATTGACGGGCAGACGGGTCTGTAAAAATTGCGGAGCCGTTTACCATATCGTCGGAAAGCCTACCAAGAAGGAAGGCGAATGTGATGTTTGCGGTTCGGAAGTCATTCAACGAAATGACGATAAGGAAGAGGTTATTGGAACCCGCCTTAAAACGTACCAAGAATTCACAAGCCCTTTAAAAGAGTATTATAAAAAAGCAGGCAAGTTCATTGAAGTGGACGGCAATAGAGGCACCGAAGAAGTCTATACAGAGATCGAAAAAATAATAAAATAAGACGGCTGTATTATTTTTATCTCTAGACTTTAATGTTTATCGGTGTTAGCGTGCCGAACCGCGTTCGTGTTTTTGCTGAATTTTCATCCCTTTTTTGGGGGTGAAACTAAGCGTATGGGAAGACATTATGAAAGTAAGACCATCAGTTAAGAAAATTTGTAACAAATGCAAAGTTATTAAAAGAAAAGGCGTTATTCGCGTAATCTGCGAAAACCCTAAACATAAGCAAAGGCAGGGTTAATCATGGCACGTATTCTTGGTGTCGACTTACCTAGAAATAAGAGAGTTGAAATCGCTTTGACTTACATCTATGGCATCGGACGCGCTCGCGCGGCGATGATCTGTAAGCAAGTTGGCATTTCTCATGAGCTAAGAACTGAAGGTCTTACTGATGAGCATATCGCTAAAATCCGTGGCATCGTCGAGCAAAGCTTCAAAGTTGAAGGTGATTTGCGTCGTGAAATCGGATTGTCGATCAAACGTCTTATGGATCTAAACTGCTTCCGCGGTATCCGTCATCGTAAAGGCTTGCCTGTACGTGGTCAGAACACTCGTTCTAACGCTCGTACTCGTAAAGGTCCTAAGAAGACGGTAGCTAACAAGAAAAAAGCCGTTTAATCGGTAGGTAGCAAATGAACACTGATAATAAAAAAGTTGTTGCTAAGAAAAAAGTTAAAAGAAACGTTCCTCAAGGGAACTGCTACATCTCTGCTGGATTCGGTAACGTTATCGTTACTATGACTGATCCAAACGGAGCTACAGTCTCTTGGTCATCTGCGGGTCACCTTGGTTTCAAAGGAAGCCGTAAAGGTACTCCATTTGCAGCTCAAGTTGCGGCAGAAGACGCTGCAAAAAAAGCAATGGAAGCAGGAATGAAATCTGTGGACGTTTATCTTAAAGGTCCAGGCGCTGGTCGTGAACCTGCAATCCGTGCACTAGCTGCTACAGGTATGAGAATTTTGTCTCTTAAAGACATCACTCCAGTACCTCACAACGGTTGCCGTCCACCTAAGCGTAGAAGAATTTAATAGGAGTATATCGTGAGCTGCATTAACGAATCCGTTTGTAAGCTTTGCCGTCGCGAAAACGTAAAACTTTTCTTGAAGGGTGACCGTTGTTACACTGATAAGTGTTCTTTCGAAAGAAGACCTTATCCTCCAGGACAACATGGTCAATCTCGTTTGAAGTTCTCTGAATTTGCACTTCAATTGCGTGAAAAACAAAAAACTAAGAGATACTACGGTGTTTCTGAAAAACAATTTGTAAAATATGTATCTGAAGCCAACCGTTCAAAAGAATTGACTGGTACTGCGCTTCTTAAGTTCCTCGAGACAAGACTTGATAACGTTGTCTACTCTTTGGGGTATGCTAACTCTCGTCGTGAAGCAAGGCAGCTTGTTAAACACAATCATTTCTTGTTGAATGGTAAGAGAGCTAACATTCCAAGCATCATTGTTAACAAAGGTGACGTTGTACAAGTTGCGGAAGCGAGCCGTGGACTAGTTCAGATCCAAGCAGCAATTCAATCTGTTGCTAGACGCTCTGTTCCAGCATGGCTTGAAGCTGATCATGCGAAATTCTCTGGTACTGTTAAAGATCTTCCAGCACGTGAAGACGTAACTGTAGCAGTTGAAGAGAACATGATCGTTGAAT
This is a stretch of genomic DNA from Bdellovibrio reynosensis. It encodes these proteins:
- the rpmD gene encoding 50S ribosomal protein L30, whose protein sequence is MAKTFVLTLKRSTNKCTQDQKDAVRCLGLRKIRSTAEVKDSPAARGNIMKVQHLIDVEVKG
- the rplO gene encoding 50S ribosomal protein L15, with protein sequence MSLLKTLAPKAGSKHSPKRIGRGIGSGMGGTSTKGHKGQLARTGGTVRRGFEGGQTPMHRRLPKFGFSNVAFANKFEIVNLEQLAKFSGEVTPETLHAAGLVSKGAVKILGKGELKAALTVKAHKFSESAKKAIEAAGGKVEVIK
- the secY gene encoding preprotein translocase subunit SecY; translation: MSAIESIAKNSDLRKRILITLALLAVYRIGVHVPTPGVDGSAVLSFFQAQSQGIFGLFNTFTGGALSQFSIFALGIMPYISASIIFQLLTSAIPYLESLKKEGEQGRRKINQYTRYATVALAVIQGYGISTWLMNSTSPDGRALVTAPTVAFLPFQIMTIITLTAGTCFIMWLGEQITERGIGNGSSLIIFTGIAAAIPGGAQQLFELVRTGEMKFALVLLLVAFMVAIIAAVIYMEVAQRRITVQYSQRQGGGGMQSMQTPSSHLPIKINFSGVIPPIFASSLLMFPATMAQFVNVPWLKALQDSLNPSGTIFNILFVALIVFFSFFYTEIVFNPNDVAENLKKYGGFIPGVRAGKTTADYIQKVLERVNVLGCIYLSTICILPGILSSQFNLPFFFGGTSLLILVGVALDTAQQIQSHMITQKYEGFLKGAKIRSRRVQF
- a CDS encoding adenylate kinase, which produces MNLILFGAPGAGKGTQSELLIKRQNMTQISTGDLFRAAIKGQTALGKEAQGYMDKGQLVPDSVVIRMVEEVLAKGVKDIILDGFPRTVAQAEALEELLKKMNLSIGKAIFLEVPMQVLMDRLTGRRVCKNCGAVYHIVGKPTKKEGECDVCGSEVIQRNDDKEEVIGTRLKTYQEFTSPLKEYYKKAGKFIEVDGNRGTEEVYTEIEKIIK
- the rpmJ gene encoding 50S ribosomal protein L36, with translation MKVRPSVKKICNKCKVIKRKGVIRVICENPKHKQRQG
- the rpsM gene encoding 30S ribosomal protein S13, translating into MARILGVDLPRNKRVEIALTYIYGIGRARAAMICKQVGISHELRTEGLTDEHIAKIRGIVEQSFKVEGDLRREIGLSIKRLMDLNCFRGIRHRKGLPVRGQNTRSNARTRKGPKKTVANKKKAV
- the rpsK gene encoding 30S ribosomal protein S11; the protein is MNTDNKKVVAKKKVKRNVPQGNCYISAGFGNVIVTMTDPNGATVSWSSAGHLGFKGSRKGTPFAAQVAAEDAAKKAMEAGMKSVDVYLKGPGAGREPAIRALAATGMRILSLKDITPVPHNGCRPPKRRRI
- the rpsD gene encoding 30S ribosomal protein S4; the protein is MSCINESVCKLCRRENVKLFLKGDRCYTDKCSFERRPYPPGQHGQSRLKFSEFALQLREKQKTKRYYGVSEKQFVKYVSEANRSKELTGTALLKFLETRLDNVVYSLGYANSRREARQLVKHNHFLLNGKRANIPSIIVNKGDVVQVAEASRGLVQIQAAIQSVARRSVPAWLEADHAKFSGTVKDLPAREDVTVAVEENMIVEYYSR